The following are encoded together in the Kingella negevensis genome:
- a CDS encoding DEAD/DEAH box helicase: MELKKYQKDALGALSQFLSLSRDLGQPENAFAQMQPEMPYRNPENQWSIPYVCVRIPTGGGKTLLAAETVSLAAKQYLDCDFPVVLWLVPSRTIKSQTVEALNNRNHAYRAALDSAFNREVLVLDVAQFANLRPQDLGNKAVVVVSTLQNFRVDDTYGRKIYAHHEQLEPHFTRLPESVKSDLDTVQIQDIQEQGLHEKFIGKTKCSFANLLKAYRPLVLVDEAHNARTSLTFETLRRVNPAAIVEFTATPSQDKHHGSNVIFHVGAAALKAEEMIKLPIFVEDHSNHEWEQVVDAAVLQRTELAAKAQHETDYVRPIVLFQAENKSGTVTVDVLKNYLTGSLNIDAEKIAVVTGSQRELDGLDILSPTCPIEFVITVEALKEGWDCPFAYVFCSLQNVSSAKDAEQLLGRVLRMPYAKRRTVEDLNWAYAYLLSSRFGQAADNLTDKLVDMGFNHFEVAKMVETVRPTGLGDLFDDLPMPTKSFSLTVELDKTPDISSLPENQREQITLSLQADGTAIVQISGSLKAETEQLLLKTAIGKKRKLLETKIAIHKQKMEIAKSPAERGEVFPKIPQLCLQHQGELDLFEPQTLLNILDWNINNYPAKVAFIPDSGSLKFAVDVNDKEQVIYQTANQQMNLSDLFVDDFLETKPSDLVNWLDRHIEHADTPRHYMLLFLGRIVDDLLAKPNVQLVDLLRNKFALARAIDSQMNVCRNEAKSRSYQQALFSDNADVQACFDAEFAYEFKPENYVPQPPFYSGKYQFGKHFFAEIENLKASGEEFECAKLLDMLPEIKYWIRNPDLGKRGFWLPLSNRRFFPDFICELQDGRIFIAEYKGEAYKSNDDSKEKCTVGEYWAAQSGGKGVFAMLVKQDELGRDMRQQILAAFQAA; encoded by the coding sequence ATGGAATTGAAAAAATATCAAAAAGACGCTTTGGGGGCATTGTCGCAATTTTTATCCTTGAGCCGCGATTTGGGGCAGCCTGAAAACGCTTTCGCTCAAATGCAGCCTGAAATGCCGTATCGCAATCCTGAAAATCAGTGGTCTATCCCTTATGTGTGTGTGCGAATCCCAACGGGCGGCGGTAAAACGTTGTTGGCGGCAGAAACGGTTTCGTTGGCGGCAAAACAGTATTTGGATTGTGATTTTCCTGTGGTGTTGTGGCTTGTGCCGAGCCGCACAATTAAATCGCAAACGGTGGAAGCCTTGAATAATCGCAATCATGCTTATCGTGCGGCGTTGGATAGTGCATTTAATCGGGAAGTGCTGGTGTTGGACGTGGCTCAATTTGCGAATTTGCGTCCGCAGGATTTGGGTAATAAAGCGGTGGTGGTGGTTTCCACGCTGCAAAATTTCCGCGTTGATGACACGTACGGTCGCAAAATTTACGCTCATCACGAGCAATTAGAGCCGCATTTCACAAGGCTGCCTGAAAGCGTGAAAAGTGATTTGGATACGGTGCAAATTCAAGATATCCAAGAACAGGGTTTGCATGAAAAATTTATTGGTAAAACAAAATGTTCGTTTGCGAATTTACTCAAGGCGTATCGTCCGCTGGTGTTGGTTGATGAAGCTCACAACGCTCGTACTTCGCTGACTTTTGAAACGCTCCGCCGTGTGAATCCTGCGGCGATTGTGGAATTTACCGCCACACCTAGCCAAGACAAACATCACGGCAGCAATGTGATTTTTCATGTTGGGGCGGCGGCGTTGAAAGCGGAAGAGATGATTAAGCTGCCGATTTTTGTGGAAGACCACAGTAATCATGAATGGGAGCAAGTGGTTGATGCAGCGGTGTTGCAACGGACGGAATTGGCGGCAAAAGCTCAACATGAAACGGATTATGTTCGTCCGATTGTGCTGTTTCAGGCAGAAAATAAAAGCGGCACAGTTACGGTTGATGTGCTGAAAAATTATTTAACAGGCAGCTTGAATATTGATGCGGAAAAAATCGCGGTGGTTACAGGTTCGCAACGGGAATTGGACGGCTTGGATATTTTGTCACCGACTTGCCCGATTGAATTTGTGATTACGGTGGAAGCCTTGAAAGAAGGTTGGGATTGTCCGTTTGCCTATGTGTTTTGTTCTCTGCAAAATGTGTCGTCTGCGAAAGATGCGGAGCAGTTGCTCGGGCGTGTGTTGCGTATGCCGTATGCGAAACGCCGCACGGTGGAAGATTTGAATTGGGCTTACGCTTATTTGTTGTCATCGCGTTTTGGGCAGGCAGCGGATAATTTGACGGATAAATTGGTGGATATGGGTTTCAATCATTTTGAAGTAGCGAAAATGGTGGAGACGGTTCGGCCGACAGGTTTGGGCGATTTATTTGATGATTTGCCGATGCCGACAAAATCATTTTCACTCACGGTGGAATTGGATAAAACGCCCGACATCAGCTCGCTGCCTGAAAATCAGCGTGAACAAATTACCTTAAGCCTACAAGCAGATGGCACAGCAATCGTGCAGATTTCAGGCAGCCTGAAAGCGGAAACGGAGCAATTATTGCTGAAAACGGCAATAGGAAAAAAACGCAAATTGTTGGAAACGAAAATCGCTATTCACAAGCAAAAAATGGAAATCGCGAAATCGCCTGCCGAACGCGGCGAAGTGTTCCCAAAAATTCCGCAATTGTGTCTTCAGCATCAGGGCGAATTGGATTTATTTGAGCCGCAAACGCTGCTGAATATTTTGGATTGGAATATCAATAATTATCCTGCAAAAGTGGCGTTTATTCCCGATTCAGGCAGTCTGAAATTTGCGGTTGATGTGAATGATAAGGAGCAAGTCATTTATCAGACGGCGAATCAGCAGATGAATTTAAGTGATTTATTTGTTGATGATTTTTTAGAAACCAAGCCGAGTGATTTGGTCAATTGGCTTGACCGTCATATTGAACACGCCGATACGCCGCGTCATTATATGCTGCTGTTTTTGGGGCGGATTGTTGATGATTTGTTGGCAAAACCGAATGTTCAATTGGTGGATTTGTTACGCAATAAATTTGCTTTAGCTCGGGCGATTGACAGCCAAATGAATGTGTGCCGGAACGAAGCGAAAAGCCGTTCTTATCAGCAAGCCTTATTTTCGGATAATGCTGATGTTCAGGCGTGTTTTGATGCGGAATTTGCTTATGAATTTAAACCTGAAAATTATGTGCCTCAGCCACCGTTTTATTCAGGCAAATATCAGTTTGGTAAACATTTTTTTGCAGAAATTGAAAATTTGAAAGCGAGCGGCGAAGAGTTTGAATGTGCTAAATTGTTGGATATGCTGCCTGAAATTAAATATTGGATTCGCAATCCTGATTTAGGCAAACGTGGATTTTGGTTGCCGCTCTCTAATCGCCGATTTTTCCCTGATTTTATTTGTGAATTGCAAGACGGCAGAATTTTTATCGCCGAATATAAAGGCGAAGCCTACAAATCCAATGACGACAGCAAGGAAAAATGCACGGTTGGCGAATATTGGGCAGCTCAAAGCGGTGGCAAAGGCGTGTTTGCTATGCTTGTGAAGCAAGACGAGCTGGGGCGTGATATGCGACAGCAGATTTTGGCAGCGTTTCAGGCAGCCTGA
- a CDS encoding basic amino acid/polyamine antiporter — MSSKSQIGLIGLTALTALVISSMIGSGIFSLPQNMAAVAGSQALLIGWLITGVGIIFLGLAFGCLSKLKPELDGGIYTYARDGFGNLMGFFSAWGYWLCTTIGIVGYLVVAFEAVGGFVDSPDSVILGQGNTFWAFVGESAIAWLIYWLVARGIKEAAGVNLVATAVKVFPLIVFIGLAAYFFKSDVFMGDWSGASIAADTSVMSQVKDTMLITLWVFTGIEGAAVLSKHAKSRADIGKATVGGVAITLAMYVAITLLAQGILPRAEIAAMANPSMAGVLSHMVGDWGKVLISFCLIVSVLSSYLSWTLYATEIPHLGAKNAAFPKQFLALNGNEVPHHSLLFTTLTVQLCLFLVWQTGNSYSALLMISTSMILVPYLLIGLYLVKLAYTQKLSAKYWVIGVISSVYAFWIVYAAGVNYLLLSVLLYLVGTVLFLFSQWQQRGKWQFTLPEKIVLAILAVLAVPAIQQFVASLNG, encoded by the coding sequence ATGTCTTCCAAATCACAAATCGGCTTAATCGGCTTAACCGCCCTAACCGCCCTAGTCATCAGTTCCATGATTGGCTCGGGCATTTTCAGTTTGCCGCAAAACATGGCGGCGGTCGCTGGCTCGCAAGCCTTGTTAATCGGCTGGCTCATCACAGGTGTAGGGATTATTTTTCTCGGCTTGGCGTTTGGCTGCTTGTCCAAGCTGAAACCTGAATTGGACGGCGGCATTTATACCTACGCCCGAGACGGTTTCGGTAATTTAATGGGCTTTTTCTCGGCGTGGGGGTATTGGCTGTGTACCACGATTGGCATTGTCGGCTATTTGGTGGTGGCGTTTGAAGCGGTGGGCGGTTTTGTGGATTCGCCTGATAGCGTGATTCTTGGGCAGGGCAATACGTTTTGGGCTTTTGTGGGCGAATCGGCGATTGCGTGGCTGATTTATTGGCTGGTGGCTCGTGGGATTAAGGAAGCGGCTGGCGTGAATTTGGTGGCAACGGCGGTTAAAGTGTTTCCGCTGATTGTGTTTATCGGTTTGGCGGCGTATTTTTTCAAATCTGATGTGTTTATGGGCGATTGGTCGGGCGCGAGCATTGCGGCGGATACGTCTGTGATGAGCCAAGTGAAAGACACGATGTTGATTACGCTGTGGGTGTTTACGGGCATTGAAGGGGCAGCGGTGTTGTCCAAACACGCGAAATCTCGTGCGGACATCGGCAAGGCAACGGTGGGCGGAGTGGCGATTACTTTGGCAATGTATGTGGCGATTACACTGCTGGCTCAGGGGATTTTGCCGCGTGCGGAGATTGCGGCGATGGCGAATCCGTCTATGGCTGGCGTGTTGTCGCACATGGTGGGCGATTGGGGTAAGGTGTTGATTTCGTTTTGTTTGATTGTGTCAGTATTGTCGTCTTATTTGAGTTGGACGTTGTACGCAACGGAAATTCCGCATTTGGGGGCGAAAAATGCGGCATTTCCGAAACAGTTTTTGGCGTTGAATGGGAATGAAGTGCCGCATCATTCGTTGCTGTTCACGACTTTGACGGTGCAATTATGTTTGTTTTTGGTGTGGCAGACAGGGAATAGTTATTCGGCGTTGTTGATGATTTCTACGTCTATGATTTTAGTGCCATATTTGCTGATTGGTTTGTATTTGGTTAAATTGGCGTACACGCAGAAATTGTCGGCGAAATATTGGGTAATTGGTGTAATTTCAAGCGTTTATGCGTTTTGGATTGTGTACGCGGCGGGTGTGAATTATTTGTTATTGTCGGTGCTTTTGTATTTGGTGGGGACGGTGTTGTTTTTGTTCTCTCAATGGCAGCAGCGTGGGAAATGGCAATTTACACTGCCTGAAAAAATCGTGTTGGCGATTTTGGCGGTGTTGGCTGTGCCTGCGATTCAGCAATTTGTGGCGAGTTTGAATGGATAA